A genome region from Desulfurobacterium atlanticum includes the following:
- a CDS encoding flagellar brake protein: MGELKDHILKWLKDRIDKKQHVEVISFYNEVPVHVKLVPTSVEGFKTVGWESNPKLIPAVDQTQAFYIPFVHPVHKEREILSAGVLYYGKDYIETTFPSFSIDPRFKRNSVRIKVSDLKPVIVRINDGEKTLTLRALDISEGGVGVEAEKGTFSLNEELMLDLKFPDGKEVNNIFGKVVNVESLMPDKKKEKAGIAFLKIREKDKDVINRYIVQRQKEIINEFKMFCEE, translated from the coding sequence GTGGGAGAGTTAAAGGATCATATTTTAAAATGGCTTAAAGATAGAATAGATAAAAAGCAACATGTTGAGGTTATAAGCTTTTACAATGAGGTTCCGGTTCATGTAAAATTGGTTCCTACTTCTGTTGAAGGTTTTAAAACTGTTGGCTGGGAGAGTAACCCCAAATTGATCCCAGCTGTAGATCAAACTCAAGCTTTTTATATCCCTTTTGTTCATCCAGTGCATAAAGAAAGAGAGATTCTTTCTGCAGGAGTGTTGTATTATGGGAAGGATTATATAGAAACAACATTTCCCTCTTTTTCTATAGATCCGAGGTTTAAAAGAAACAGTGTAAGAATAAAGGTTTCAGATTTAAAGCCTGTAATTGTTAGAATTAACGATGGGGAGAAAACTTTAACTTTGAGGGCTTTAGATATTTCTGAAGGTGGTGTGGGCGTTGAGGCGGAAAAAGGGACATTTTCTCTAAATGAAGAGTTGATGTTGGATTTAAAGTTTCCTGATGGCAAAGAGGTAAATAATATTTTCGGAAAGGTTGTTAATGTGGAGTCTCTAATGCCTGATAAGAAAAAAGAGAAAGCAGGAATTGCCTTCTTGAAAATAAGGGAAAAGGATAAAGATGTTATTAATAGGTATATAGTTCAGAGGCAAAAAGAGATAATAAATGAATTTAAAATGTTCTGTGAGGAATGA
- the sppA gene encoding signal peptide peptidase SppA: protein MKKFNRFLTLLGAVFLMLLLFSLFRAIFGAGNTYPPKGIAVLKIKGVITDSDYYLNKLDRLRKEKRVKAIVLRVDSPGGSVVPCQEIYNEILRVKKDKPVVVSMGSVAASGGLYISSAATKIFAEPATITGSIGVIMQTMNFKKVADKVGIKVITVKSGPHKDLLNPFKDIDKGDIEIVQNLINDVYEQFLEAVSKGRGIEVSKLKKIADGRVFSGRQALKFGLVDKLGDLHDAIEEAKVLANAKDAKPFEVKKEKSFFEKLFGDESRVIFGKIANIISGQIESKDLMYLY from the coding sequence ATGAAAAAATTCAATAGATTTCTTACACTACTTGGAGCAGTGTTTTTAATGTTGCTTCTTTTTTCATTGTTCAGGGCTATCTTTGGGGCAGGGAATACTTATCCACCGAAAGGAATAGCTGTTTTGAAAATAAAAGGGGTTATTACTGATTCAGATTACTATTTAAATAAACTTGACAGGTTAAGGAAAGAAAAGAGAGTAAAAGCTATAGTTTTACGTGTAGATTCTCCTGGTGGTTCTGTTGTTCCGTGTCAGGAGATATACAATGAGATTTTAAGAGTGAAAAAGGATAAACCTGTTGTTGTATCTATGGGTTCTGTTGCGGCTTCTGGGGGGCTTTACATCTCTTCTGCTGCTACAAAGATATTCGCAGAGCCTGCTACTATTACAGGAAGTATAGGTGTTATTATGCAGACAATGAATTTTAAGAAAGTAGCTGATAAAGTAGGGATAAAAGTTATAACCGTTAAAAGTGGCCCTCATAAGGATTTGTTAAATCCTTTTAAAGATATTGATAAAGGAGACATTGAAATAGTTCAAAATTTAATTAACGATGTTTATGAACAGTTCCTTGAGGCTGTTTCAAAAGGAAGGGGAATAGAAGTTTCGAAGTTGAAAAAGATAGCGGACGGAAGAGTTTTTTCTGGAAGGCAGGCTTTGAAGTTTGGGCTTGTTGATAAGCTTGGTGATTTGCATGATGCTATTGAAGAGGCAAAAGTTCTGGCAAATGCTAAAGATGCAAAGCCGTTTGAAGTTAAAAAAGAAAAAAGTTTTTTTGAAAAGCTTTTTGGGGATGAAAGCAGAGTTATTTTTGGTAAAATTGCGAACATAATTTCTGGACAGATAGAAAGTAAAGATTTAATGTACCTTTATTAG
- the rnhC gene encoding ribonuclease HIII codes for MGRFKETEIEKIVEKLKQCGAVFEPPPKHASYRIRLGDGILTIYSSGSLVYGGKDKERLKNIVMKVLSSSIDKTPRVGCDEAGKGEYVGPLVVSAVFADEFGIDKLLRLGVKDSKKLSDKKVLELSEKIREKVNGKVKILMPKSYNILYSKFKNLNKLLDYVYCELLKDLYRKFKFKKVVIDKYDNTLESELRKIFPKNMDIVVVNRAEDDPVVAAASIVARAERLRRMELLEKKYGISLPKGNKPEEIDTFLNNVPEELLPELVKTHFNIKRGDQG; via the coding sequence TTGGGAAGATTTAAAGAAACTGAGATTGAGAAAATAGTAGAAAAATTGAAGCAGTGTGGAGCTGTTTTTGAACCACCGCCCAAACATGCATCTTATAGAATCAGGTTGGGAGATGGAATTTTAACGATTTATAGTTCCGGAAGTCTGGTTTACGGCGGGAAAGATAAAGAGAGGTTAAAAAATATTGTAATGAAAGTTCTTTCCTCATCTATTGATAAAACTCCAAGGGTTGGTTGTGATGAAGCCGGAAAAGGTGAGTATGTTGGACCTCTTGTTGTGTCAGCTGTATTTGCTGATGAATTCGGCATAGATAAGCTTTTACGTCTTGGAGTAAAGGATTCAAAAAAATTATCGGATAAAAAGGTTTTAGAACTTTCAGAGAAAATTAGAGAGAAAGTTAATGGAAAAGTTAAAATTTTAATGCCGAAAAGTTACAATATTCTTTACTCAAAGTTTAAAAATTTAAATAAACTTCTTGATTATGTTTATTGCGAGCTTTTGAAAGACCTTTACAGGAAATTTAAATTTAAGAAGGTTGTGATAGATAAGTATGATAATACCCTTGAAAGTGAACTTAGAAAGATTTTTCCGAAAAATATGGATATTGTTGTAGTAAATAGAGCCGAAGATGATCCTGTTGTTGCAGCTGCTTCTATTGTGGCAAGGGCTGAACGACTAAGAAGAATGGAACTATTGGAAAAAAAGTATGGAATTTCTCTTCCGAAGGGAAACAAACCGGAAGAAATAGACACGTTCCTTAATAATGTTCCTGAAGAACTTTTACCTGAGCTTGTGAAAACCCACTTCAATATTAAAAGAGGAGACCAGGGATGA
- a CDS encoding translocation/assembly module TamB domain-containing protein: MTIFIFFFYKFSVEVFHYSLQKLEGKGINFENLKVVPGKFIKVEFSGVKYKRGGVLFYGRDGKVVFDILSSIREFKPVFSDVELKSFRLIIEGEKERESDSFKIPDFESISLPFKVDRIGIGDGEIKFMGTNVCFNGLLYENRKFIVKPLELDIKGRIFSFSQITGKIKNEKIFINRFSVSSNFGKVDVRAGGDIYLKVFNATISGKFNRYRFNVLLSKDSTNLYSKGFFEIPQFLDKIFFDVKLQVLEDVFVSGTLYPYGKSLETEFSGKVSKSKVNIRGFLNGDLQIGEFKVKNLVGEYSLVGDLTSPVFIFKGGSDLLSFNNGKLSNLKVSLNLRQFDRIEGNFSFKRGGLFDVSLQGSVRKRKFLFSGDIRNFNLKDNFLKKLLSQDTLNWIPDVKGKVVFNGEFNENRLKKFQATLIADEFYFRGFSGQGELRTVLFGKDKLSLYGKIKSSEGEIVLNGTASIDSKTLNLKVDVKDFSVSSLDFLSKEGLAGIVSGKGSVEGKFSELSGTFQFYSPEFSYFGEKFSAVKGELIFSYPSLFLMAKSDDERLTISKLTIDFFPRFSIEVLGKVRNFHLATLEKIFSRYKIDSPLTLKGVATGDFNVSFRTEKKNPFRMEIGISRFDGSYELPSIVSGSAIGRGKVVFDKYLTVEIKGVSKNTSLATIPFEGGEFQLSFENAQLKISGKKFSLSLVDKSKIGFDAVVDIQEKKIDTDFNMEGEKKISSFRAIFSLAGKVLGTFDSFEIPVTGKVNIESDYFLNNHKFSFSGKLLEPQNKGKFMFSSRNGNIEVSVDNKTLNLEGKLKDIGLKTKKGKVLIGLMTAELSIPDFDFTRIEGDVAIPVVSFVPDDEALPVIYSSTGVYVTVKGMSVSVADTGFSFDGGWLEIKDLFLDEEKIEGKFEGSFDGEKVVEVAKLQNTVNAVSGEIGVSGRFKYSFESEKLNYFLSVTSDRLKMRVKYVLAKLTFTDVNIGIEDGKLQYLFAGVSAGGGNIVISGKGKISLSAFNIPVGEAGVWRARVTGNLNYDGKKVKGTVTVSRPVILKLAKDDKETSGIFLPFEADIGINFAEPIVLRSPLWEVKVLPTLKFTVRDSIPVVSGNFFVLGGKIKYMGKEFQIDYGSGVIDNLLDLKGTINIASTSKVNDYYIYMFIRGSLKAPVLYFSSEPPLSREQILSLLMTGATPSDMERSNEIFPVVQVAYYASSFLLKPVEKQFTKILSLESFVVEPYITKYGETVFKLSLTKRIGNRLRLIGYQTTGQDPEFSVGFQYFIGRYKNFYLEYLYSNYYANEYGIGFDVRFNDWEDLKKLRLRK, encoded by the coding sequence TTGACTATTTTCATTTTCTTCTTTTATAAATTTTCTGTTGAAGTTTTTCATTATTCCTTACAAAAATTGGAAGGAAAAGGCATTAATTTTGAGAATTTAAAAGTGGTTCCTGGGAAATTTATAAAAGTTGAGTTTTCAGGTGTTAAGTATAAAAGAGGCGGAGTTCTATTTTATGGAAGAGATGGAAAAGTTGTTTTTGATATTTTAAGTTCTATAAGAGAGTTTAAACCTGTGTTTAGTGATGTGGAACTTAAATCTTTCAGATTGATTATTGAAGGGGAAAAGGAAAGAGAGTCTGATAGTTTCAAAATTCCTGATTTTGAGAGTATAAGCTTACCTTTCAAGGTGGATAGGATTGGGATAGGAGATGGGGAAATTAAATTTATGGGAACCAATGTTTGTTTTAATGGATTACTTTATGAAAATAGAAAATTTATTGTGAAACCTTTGGAATTGGATATAAAGGGGAGAATTTTTTCTTTTTCTCAAATTACCGGAAAAATAAAGAATGAGAAAATCTTTATAAATAGGTTTTCTGTTAGCTCAAATTTTGGAAAGGTAGATGTTAGAGCTGGAGGAGATATTTATTTAAAAGTTTTTAATGCTACTATATCAGGTAAGTTTAACAGATATAGGTTTAATGTTTTGTTAAGTAAAGATTCAACCAACCTATATTCAAAAGGTTTTTTTGAGATACCGCAGTTTTTGGATAAAATTTTCTTTGATGTTAAATTGCAGGTTTTGGAAGATGTTTTTGTTTCTGGAACGCTTTATCCCTATGGAAAAAGTTTAGAAACTGAATTTAGTGGAAAGGTCTCAAAAAGTAAAGTTAATATTCGCGGTTTCTTAAACGGTGATTTACAAATCGGTGAGTTCAAAGTAAAAAATCTTGTCGGAGAATACAGTCTGGTAGGTGATTTAACATCTCCAGTTTTCATTTTTAAGGGAGGATCGGATCTTTTATCTTTTAATAATGGAAAACTTTCAAATCTTAAAGTAAGTTTAAACTTAAGACAGTTTGACAGAATTGAGGGAAATTTCTCTTTTAAAAGAGGAGGATTGTTTGACGTCTCTTTACAGGGTTCTGTTAGAAAGAGAAAATTTCTCTTTTCAGGAGATATTAGAAATTTTAATTTAAAAGATAACTTTCTAAAAAAACTTCTTTCACAGGATACACTTAACTGGATCCCTGATGTAAAAGGAAAAGTGGTTTTCAACGGAGAGTTTAATGAAAATAGATTGAAAAAGTTTCAGGCAACTCTTATAGCGGATGAATTTTATTTTAGAGGTTTCAGCGGGCAGGGTGAATTAAGAACTGTTCTTTTTGGTAAAGATAAATTGTCTTTATACGGAAAAATTAAGAGCTCTGAAGGTGAAATAGTTTTAAACGGCACCGCCAGTATTGATAGCAAAACTTTAAACTTAAAAGTAGATGTTAAAGATTTTTCCGTCTCATCACTGGACTTCCTCTCCAAAGAGGGACTGGCTGGTATCGTAAGTGGAAAAGGGAGTGTAGAAGGTAAATTTTCAGAACTTTCAGGCACTTTTCAGTTTTACTCTCCCGAATTTTCCTATTTTGGTGAAAAGTTTTCAGCTGTTAAAGGAGAGCTTATCTTTTCATATCCTTCCCTTTTTTTGATGGCTAAGAGTGATGATGAGAGATTAACTATTTCAAAGTTAACCATAGATTTCTTTCCCAGGTTTTCTATTGAAGTGCTGGGAAAGGTTAGGAATTTTCACCTTGCTACTCTTGAAAAGATTTTTTCAAGATATAAGATTGATAGTCCTTTAACTTTAAAGGGAGTTGCAACTGGTGACTTTAATGTTTCTTTTAGAACAGAGAAAAAAAATCCGTTTAGAATGGAGATAGGTATTTCCAGATTTGATGGTTCGTATGAGCTTCCTTCTATTGTTTCAGGTAGTGCAATAGGTAGAGGTAAAGTGGTTTTTGATAAATATCTTACAGTTGAAATTAAAGGAGTTTCTAAAAACACTTCTCTTGCAACAATTCCTTTTGAAGGTGGTGAATTTCAACTTAGCTTTGAGAACGCACAGCTTAAAATTTCAGGCAAAAAATTTTCTCTTTCTCTTGTTGATAAAAGCAAAATCGGCTTTGATGCTGTTGTTGATATTCAGGAAAAGAAGATTGATACTGACTTTAATATGGAAGGAGAAAAGAAGATTTCTTCTTTCAGGGCTATCTTTTCTCTTGCTGGTAAAGTGCTTGGAACCTTTGATAGTTTTGAAATACCGGTTACAGGAAAAGTGAATATAGAGTCGGATTATTTTCTTAATAATCATAAATTTTCCTTTTCCGGGAAACTTTTAGAACCTCAGAATAAAGGGAAATTTATGTTCTCTTCCAGAAACGGGAATATTGAGGTTTCTGTTGATAATAAAACTTTAAATTTAGAAGGGAAGTTAAAAGATATTGGTTTAAAAACTAAAAAAGGGAAAGTTTTAATAGGTCTTATGACTGCAGAGCTTTCTATCCCAGATTTTGATTTTACCAGAATAGAGGGAGATGTAGCTATTCCCGTGGTTTCTTTTGTTCCAGATGATGAGGCTTTGCCGGTAATTTATTCTTCAACTGGTGTGTATGTTACTGTTAAAGGGATGAGTGTTTCTGTTGCTGATACAGGTTTTTCTTTTGATGGTGGCTGGTTAGAGATTAAAGATTTATTTCTTGATGAGGAAAAGATTGAAGGGAAATTTGAAGGGAGCTTTGATGGTGAAAAAGTAGTTGAAGTGGCTAAACTTCAGAATACTGTAAATGCTGTTTCTGGTGAGATTGGTGTTTCAGGCCGTTTTAAGTACAGCTTTGAAAGTGAGAAATTAAATTACTTTCTGTCTGTAACTTCTGACAGGCTTAAAATGCGTGTGAAATATGTGCTTGCAAAGTTAACATTTACCGATGTCAACATTGGAATTGAAGATGGAAAACTTCAGTATCTTTTTGCGGGGGTCTCTGCTGGCGGAGGAAATATTGTTATTTCTGGTAAGGGTAAGATTTCTCTGTCAGCATTTAATATTCCTGTTGGTGAGGCTGGTGTATGGAGAGCGAGAGTTACAGGTAATTTGAATTATGACGGGAAAAAAGTAAAAGGTACGGTTACAGTTTCGCGACCTGTTATATTGAAACTTGCCAAAGATGATAAAGAAACTTCTGGAATTTTTTTACCTTTTGAGGCTGATATAGGTATAAATTTTGCTGAGCCCATTGTTTTACGCTCACCGCTGTGGGAAGTTAAAGTACTACCAACTTTAAAATTTACTGTGAGAGATTCTATTCCTGTTGTTTCAGGTAATTTTTTTGTTTTAGGTGGAAAAATAAAATATATGGGAAAAGAGTTTCAAATAGATTACGGTTCCGGAGTGATAGATAACCTTTTGGATTTAAAAGGAACGATAAATATCGCTTCCACATCTAAGGTAAATGATTATTATATTTACATGTTTATCAGGGGAAGTTTAAAAGCCCCTGTGCTTTACTTTTCTTCAGAACCTCCACTTTCCAGAGAGCAAATCTTAAGTCTGCTAATGACGGGTGCCACTCCATCTGATATGGAAAGGAGTAATGAAATTTTTCCTGTGGTTCAGGTTGCTTATTATGCTTCCTCTTTTCTTTTAAAACCTGTGGAGAAACAGTTTACAAAAATTTTGAGCCTTGAGTCTTTTGTTGTGGAACCTTACATTACAAAATATGGCGAAACTGTGTTTAAACTGTCGCTTACCAAACGGATAGGGAACAGGCTCCGTCTGATAGGATATCAAACTACCGGTCAGGATCCGGAGTTCAGCGTTGGTTTTCAATATTTTATCGGAAGATATAAGAATTTTTACTTAGAGTATCTTTACAGCAATTATTACGCAAACGAGTATGGTATAGGCTTTGATGTGAGGTTTAACGATTGGGAAGATTTAAAGAAACTGAGATTGAGAAAATAG
- a CDS encoding HIT family protein, which translates to MELLWAPWRLSYVQKVTKSKSEKCFICDAFNDVSENDRSNLLLHRGEKALVILNRFPYNTAHLMVCPVRHTGDFESLLPEEMLEIDELLKKAIKVIRRAYNPDGFNIGLNLGKVSGGSVDTHIHYHVVPRWSGDTNFMPVIGGVKVIPQSLEDTYDILKKVWSENG; encoded by the coding sequence ATGGAGCTTCTATGGGCACCGTGGAGATTGTCCTATGTTCAAAAAGTGACAAAATCTAAAAGTGAAAAGTGTTTTATTTGTGATGCTTTTAATGATGTGTCAGAAAATGATAGAAGTAATCTTCTTCTTCACAGAGGAGAAAAGGCGCTTGTAATACTTAACAGGTTTCCTTACAATACAGCACATTTGATGGTCTGTCCTGTAAGACATACCGGTGATTTCGAATCTTTACTTCCAGAAGAGATGCTTGAGATAGATGAGCTTTTAAAAAAAGCGATAAAAGTTATAAGAAGAGCGTATAATCCTGATGGATTCAATATTGGTCTCAATCTTGGGAAGGTTTCTGGAGGGAGCGTTGATACTCATATTCATTACCATGTAGTTCCAAGATGGAGTGGAGATACAAATTTTATGCCGGTAATAGGTGGAGTTAAAGTTATTCCTCAATCCCTTGAGGATACTTATGACATTTTGAAAAAAGTATGGAGTGAAAATGGCTAA